A single genomic interval of Coturnix japonica isolate 7356 chromosome 14, Coturnix japonica 2.1, whole genome shotgun sequence harbors:
- the ANKS4B gene encoding ankyrin repeat and SAM domain-containing protein 4B isoform X1 gives MSSRYHRAAADGYLDLLKEATKKDLNSPDEDGMTPTLLAAYHGRLEALEIICRRGGDPDKCDIWGNTPLHHAACNGHIHCVSFLVSFGANIFALDNELRTALDVAASRDRHECVRLLDRAATEQNVANPRKVSKLKAQAQRNMEKQVKECEKRQEKHQQEMNRSYMKEKVGSVASSRGTHSRVKLPTIFTSNTAAPFSKNLKDTFKLKAKRAAGSTRSQEPQSNGQADGGERGSVMHLFDEREEDDLADNDGQLSIFTRPGLGKIVFGRNLAADVDPGTVSSQKEGISFKMSSELFQQEGADGSSEGDAGSSADVPWQEEELLWDDEEADSTPLEVFLASQMLDEFLPIFMREKMDLEALMLCSDEDLQSIQVELGPRKKVLSAVSKRKQAFQDPGKTVDTCL, from the exons ATGTCGAGCAGGTACCACCGGGCAGCGGCGGATGGCTACCTGGACCTGCTGAAAGAAGCCACCAAGAAGGACCTGAACTCGCCGGACGAGGACGGGATGACGCCCACTCTGCTGGCCGCGTACCACGGGCGCCTGGAGGCCCTGGAGATCATATGCCGCAGGGG agGCGATCCAGACAAATGTGACATCTGGGGGAACACCCCGCTCCATCACGCCGCCTGCAACGGCCACATCCACTGCGTCTCCTTCCTGGTCAGCTTCGGAGCCAACATCTTCGCCCTGGACAACGAGCTCCGCACGGCGCTGGATGTTGCTGCCAGCAGAGATCGCCACGAGTGCGTCCGGCTGCTGGACAGAGCCGCCACAGAGCAGAACGTGGCCAACCCCAGGAAGGTCTCCAAACTGAAGGCGCAGGCCCAGAGGAACATGGAGAAACAGGTCAAGGAGTGCGAGAAGCGGCAGGAGAAGCACCAGCAGGAGATGAACAGGAGCTACATGAAGGAGAAGGTCGGCTCCGTGGCCTCCTCCAGAGGGACTCACTCCAGGGTGAAGCTGCCGACGATCTTCACGTCAAACACAGCGGCTCCTTTCTCCAAAAACCTGAAGGACACCTTCAAACTGAAGGCAAAAAGGGCGGCCGGCAGCACGAGAAGCCAGGAGCCACAGAGCAACGGGCAGGCAGACGGAGGGGAGCGGGGGAGCGTGATGCACCTGTTTGACGAGAGGGAGGAGGACGACTTAGCGGACAACGATGGGCAGCTCTCCATTTTCACACGGCCAGGTCTCGGGAAGATCGTGTTTGGAAGGAATTTGGCTGCGGATGTGGATCCTGGGACCGTGTCTTCCCAGAAAGAAGGAATCAGCTTTAAAATGTCCAGTGAGCTCTTCCAGCAGGAAGGTGCCGATGGCAGCTCAGAGGGCGACGCTGGAAGCAGCGCCGATGTCCCCTGGCAggaagaggagctgctgtgggacgATGAGGAAGCAGACAGCACCcccctggaggtgttcctgGCCTCACAGATGCTGGACGAGTTTCTGCCCATCTTCATGAGGGAAAAGATGGATCTGGAGGCCCTGATGCTGTGCTCTGATGAAGACCTACAGAGCATTCAGGTGGAGCTGGGGCCAAGAAAGAAAGTCCTGAGTGCTGTGAGTAAAAGGAAACAGGCGTTCCAGGACCCCGGAAAGACTGTGGATACGTGCCTGTAG
- the CRYM gene encoding ketimine reductase mu-crystallin isoform X3 translates to MSSAPPVFISAADVERLLPRASLLLPGLEAALSNFSAGPAGGVEQPLRAVLRVRPYRGFLGVMPAYSAADDALSTKLVTFYEPRGDSAAPSHQATVLLFDPRCGALRAVLDGAVITAKRTAAVSAIATKLLMPRPAAVLCILGAGVQARSHYEAFTELFDFTEVRLWNRTEQRALQLASSVGGAVRVCGTVRDAVCGADVIVTVTMATAPILFGEWVKPGAHINGSHIVLFSGRGEQAGLEGAGRRADEELGAGGGFQGGGAGGVGGRDPVRGRDFCGAGGAAEGNKTGTARENHRLQVSGDGS, encoded by the exons ATGAGCTCCGCGCCCCCCGTGTTCATCAGCGCTGCCGACGTGGAGCGGCTGCTGCCCCGCGCCAGCCTGTTACTGCCGGGACTCGAGGCCGCGCTCAGCAACTTCTCGGCGGGGCCGGCGGGCGGCGTGGAACAGCCGCTGAGAGCGGTACTGAGAGTACGGCCGTACCGGGg GTTCCTGGGGGTCATGCCGGCCTACAGCGCCGCTGACGACGCGCTGAGCACGAAGCTGGTGACGTTCTACGAGCCCCGCGGGGACTCGGCCGCGCCGTCGCACCAGGCCACGGTTCTGCTGTTCGACCCGCGCTGCGGGGCGCTGCGGGCG GTCCTGGACGGTGCCGTCATCACGGCGAAGCGCACGGCGGCGGTTTCTGCCATCGCCACCAAG CTGCTGATGCCGCGCCCCGCAGCCGTGCTCTGCATCCTGGGAGCCGGCGTCCAGGCCCGCAGCCACTACGAGGCCTTCACGGAGCTGTTCGACTTCACGGAG GTCCGGCTGTGGAACCGCACGGAGCAGCGCGCGCTGCAGCTCGCCAGTTCCGTGGGCGGCGCCGTGCGCGTGTGCGGGACCGTGCGGGACGCGGTGTGCGGGGCTGACGTCATCGTGACGGTCACCATGGCAACCGCGCCGATTCTCTTTGGAGAGTGGGTGAAACCGGGCGCCCACATCAACG GTTCTCACATTGTGCTGTTCAGCGGTCGGGGCGAGCAGGCCGGACTGGAGGGAGCTGGACGACGCGCTGATGAAGAGCTCGGTGCTGGTGGTGGATTCCAGGGAGGCGGCGCTGGCGGAGTCGGGGGACGTGATCCTGTCCGGG GCAGAGATTTTTGCggagctgggggagctgctgaaggGAACAAAACCGGCACAGCCCGAGAAAACCACCGTCTTCAAGTCTCTGG GGATGGCAGTTGA
- the ANKS4B gene encoding ankyrin repeat and SAM domain-containing protein 4B isoform X2 translates to MTAQGTNYSHLQGGDPDKCDIWGNTPLHHAACNGHIHCVSFLVSFGANIFALDNELRTALDVAASRDRHECVRLLDRAATEQNVANPRKVSKLKAQAQRNMEKQVKECEKRQEKHQQEMNRSYMKEKVGSVASSRGTHSRVKLPTIFTSNTAAPFSKNLKDTFKLKAKRAAGSTRSQEPQSNGQADGGERGSVMHLFDEREEDDLADNDGQLSIFTRPGLGKIVFGRNLAADVDPGTVSSQKEGISFKMSSELFQQEGADGSSEGDAGSSADVPWQEEELLWDDEEADSTPLEVFLASQMLDEFLPIFMREKMDLEALMLCSDEDLQSIQVELGPRKKVLSAVSKRKQAFQDPGKTVDTCL, encoded by the exons ATGACCGCCCAGGGAACGAATTACAGCCACCTCCAGGG agGCGATCCAGACAAATGTGACATCTGGGGGAACACCCCGCTCCATCACGCCGCCTGCAACGGCCACATCCACTGCGTCTCCTTCCTGGTCAGCTTCGGAGCCAACATCTTCGCCCTGGACAACGAGCTCCGCACGGCGCTGGATGTTGCTGCCAGCAGAGATCGCCACGAGTGCGTCCGGCTGCTGGACAGAGCCGCCACAGAGCAGAACGTGGCCAACCCCAGGAAGGTCTCCAAACTGAAGGCGCAGGCCCAGAGGAACATGGAGAAACAGGTCAAGGAGTGCGAGAAGCGGCAGGAGAAGCACCAGCAGGAGATGAACAGGAGCTACATGAAGGAGAAGGTCGGCTCCGTGGCCTCCTCCAGAGGGACTCACTCCAGGGTGAAGCTGCCGACGATCTTCACGTCAAACACAGCGGCTCCTTTCTCCAAAAACCTGAAGGACACCTTCAAACTGAAGGCAAAAAGGGCGGCCGGCAGCACGAGAAGCCAGGAGCCACAGAGCAACGGGCAGGCAGACGGAGGGGAGCGGGGGAGCGTGATGCACCTGTTTGACGAGAGGGAGGAGGACGACTTAGCGGACAACGATGGGCAGCTCTCCATTTTCACACGGCCAGGTCTCGGGAAGATCGTGTTTGGAAGGAATTTGGCTGCGGATGTGGATCCTGGGACCGTGTCTTCCCAGAAAGAAGGAATCAGCTTTAAAATGTCCAGTGAGCTCTTCCAGCAGGAAGGTGCCGATGGCAGCTCAGAGGGCGACGCTGGAAGCAGCGCCGATGTCCCCTGGCAggaagaggagctgctgtgggacgATGAGGAAGCAGACAGCACCcccctggaggtgttcctgGCCTCACAGATGCTGGACGAGTTTCTGCCCATCTTCATGAGGGAAAAGATGGATCTGGAGGCCCTGATGCTGTGCTCTGATGAAGACCTACAGAGCATTCAGGTGGAGCTGGGGCCAAGAAAGAAAGTCCTGAGTGCTGTGAGTAAAAGGAAACAGGCGTTCCAGGACCCCGGAAAGACTGTGGATACGTGCCTGTAG
- the CRYM gene encoding ketimine reductase mu-crystallin isoform X2, translating into MSSAPPVFISAADVERLLPRASLLLPGLEAALSNFSAGPAGGVEQPLRAVLRVRPYRGFLGVMPAYSAADDALSTKLVTFYEPRGDSAAPSHQATVLLFDPRCGALRAVLDGAVITAKRTAAVSAIATKLLMPRPAAVLCILGAGVQARSHYEAFTELFDFTEVRLWNRTEQRALQLASSVGGAVRVCGTVRDAVCGADVIVTVTMATAPILFGEWVKPGAHINAVGASRPDWRELDDALMKSSVLVVDSREAALAESGDVILSGAEIFAELGELLKGTKPAQPEKTTVFKSLGMAVEDTVAAKFVYDAWSAGN; encoded by the exons ATGAGCTCCGCGCCCCCCGTGTTCATCAGCGCTGCCGACGTGGAGCGGCTGCTGCCCCGCGCCAGCCTGTTACTGCCGGGACTCGAGGCCGCGCTCAGCAACTTCTCGGCGGGGCCGGCGGGCGGCGTGGAACAGCCGCTGAGAGCGGTACTGAGAGTACGGCCGTACCGGGg GTTCCTGGGGGTCATGCCGGCCTACAGCGCCGCTGACGACGCGCTGAGCACGAAGCTGGTGACGTTCTACGAGCCCCGCGGGGACTCGGCCGCGCCGTCGCACCAGGCCACGGTTCTGCTGTTCGACCCGCGCTGCGGGGCGCTGCGGGCG GTCCTGGACGGTGCCGTCATCACGGCGAAGCGCACGGCGGCGGTTTCTGCCATCGCCACCAAG CTGCTGATGCCGCGCCCCGCAGCCGTGCTCTGCATCCTGGGAGCCGGCGTCCAGGCCCGCAGCCACTACGAGGCCTTCACGGAGCTGTTCGACTTCACGGAG GTCCGGCTGTGGAACCGCACGGAGCAGCGCGCGCTGCAGCTCGCCAGTTCCGTGGGCGGCGCCGTGCGCGTGTGCGGGACCGTGCGGGACGCGGTGTGCGGGGCTGACGTCATCGTGACGGTCACCATGGCAACCGCGCCGATTCTCTTTGGAGAGTGGGTGAAACCGGGCGCCCACATCAACG CGGTCGGGGCGAGCAGGCCGGACTGGAGGGAGCTGGACGACGCGCTGATGAAGAGCTCGGTGCTGGTGGTGGATTCCAGGGAGGCGGCGCTGGCGGAGTCGGGGGACGTGATCCTGTCCGGG GCAGAGATTTTTGCggagctgggggagctgctgaaggGAACAAAACCGGCACAGCCCGAGAAAACCACCGTCTTCAAGTCTCTGG GGATGGCAGTTGAAGACACCGTAGCTGCCAAGTTCGTGTATGATGCGTGGTCAGCTGGAAACTGA
- the CRYM gene encoding ketimine reductase mu-crystallin isoform X1 has protein sequence MSSAPPVFISAADVERLLPRASLLLPGLEAALSNFSAGPAGGVEQPLRAVLRVRPYRGFLGVMPAYSAADDALSTKLVTFYEPRGDSAAPSHQATVLLFDPRCGALRAVLDGAVITAKRTAAVSAIATKLLMPRPAAVLCILGAGVQARSHYEAFTELFDFTEVRLWNRTEQRALQLASSVGGAVRVCGTVRDAVCGADVIVTVTMATAPILFGEWVKPGAHINGKLLTETAPGLLMENMRPLVAGDAVQLFVPGSHIVLFSGRGEQAGLEGAGRRADEELGAGGGFQGGGAGGVGGRDPVRGRDFCGAGGAAEGNKTGTARENHRLQVSGDGS, from the exons ATGAGCTCCGCGCCCCCCGTGTTCATCAGCGCTGCCGACGTGGAGCGGCTGCTGCCCCGCGCCAGCCTGTTACTGCCGGGACTCGAGGCCGCGCTCAGCAACTTCTCGGCGGGGCCGGCGGGCGGCGTGGAACAGCCGCTGAGAGCGGTACTGAGAGTACGGCCGTACCGGGg GTTCCTGGGGGTCATGCCGGCCTACAGCGCCGCTGACGACGCGCTGAGCACGAAGCTGGTGACGTTCTACGAGCCCCGCGGGGACTCGGCCGCGCCGTCGCACCAGGCCACGGTTCTGCTGTTCGACCCGCGCTGCGGGGCGCTGCGGGCG GTCCTGGACGGTGCCGTCATCACGGCGAAGCGCACGGCGGCGGTTTCTGCCATCGCCACCAAG CTGCTGATGCCGCGCCCCGCAGCCGTGCTCTGCATCCTGGGAGCCGGCGTCCAGGCCCGCAGCCACTACGAGGCCTTCACGGAGCTGTTCGACTTCACGGAG GTCCGGCTGTGGAACCGCACGGAGCAGCGCGCGCTGCAGCTCGCCAGTTCCGTGGGCGGCGCCGTGCGCGTGTGCGGGACCGTGCGGGACGCGGTGTGCGGGGCTGACGTCATCGTGACGGTCACCATGGCAACCGCGCCGATTCTCTTTGGAGAGTGGGTGAAACCGGGCGCCCACATCAACG GGAAACTTCTGACTGAAACTGCTCCGGGTCTGCTTATGGAGAACATGAGGCCGTTGGTGGCTGGGGACGCTGTGCAGT TGTTTGTCCCAGGTTCTCACATTGTGCTGTTCAGCGGTCGGGGCGAGCAGGCCGGACTGGAGGGAGCTGGACGACGCGCTGATGAAGAGCTCGGTGCTGGTGGTGGATTCCAGGGAGGCGGCGCTGGCGGAGTCGGGGGACGTGATCCTGTCCGGG GCAGAGATTTTTGCggagctgggggagctgctgaaggGAACAAAACCGGCACAGCCCGAGAAAACCACCGTCTTCAAGTCTCTGG GGATGGCAGTTGA
- the LOC107321030 gene encoding cytochrome b-c1 complex subunit 2, mitochondrial, with product MKRFVLNPRDTAKRLYSLKVAPKVAVAAAAERVKLPRHSEELEITKLPNGLIIASLENFSPAARIGVFIKAGSRYETTTNLGAAHLLRLASPLTTKGASSFRITRGIEAVGGSLSVFSTREKMTYCVECLRDHVDTVMEYLLNVTTAPEFRPWEVKDLQPQLRVDKAIAFQSPQVGVLENLHAAAYKTALANPLYCPDYRIGKITSEQLHHFVQNNFTSARMALVGTGVKHSDLKQVAEQFLNIRSGAGAAGTKATYRGGEIREQNGHSLVHAAVVTEGAAAGSAEANAFSVLQHVLGAGPLIKRGSNATSKLYQGIAKATTQPFDVSAFNVNYSDSGLFGFYTISQAAHAAEVIRAAMKQLKAAAQGGITEQDVTKAKNQLKATYLMSVETAQGLLNQIGSEALLAGTHTAPAAVAQQIDSVSTADVVNAAKKFVNGKKSMAASGDLGNTPFLDEL from the exons ATGAAGCGATTCGTGCTGAACCCGAGAGACACCGCG AAGCGGCTGTACTCACTCAAAGTAGCCCCGAAAGTGGCGGTGGCAGCGGCTGCAGAGCGGGTGAAGCTGCCCCGGCACAGCGAGGAGCTGGAG ATCACCAAGTTACCGAATGGGTTAATTATCGCATCTCTGGAGAACTTCTCCCCGGCCGCGAGGATCGGGGTGTTCATCAAGGCGGGCAGCAGATACGAGACCACCACGAACCTGGGAGCCGCTCACCTGCTTCGCCTGGCGTCCCCCCTG aCTACGAAAGGAGCGTCCTCCTTCAGGATTACTCGTGGCATTGAAGCTGTTGGGGGCAGCCTAAG TGTGTTCTCAACGAGAGAGAAGATGACGTACTGTGTGGAATGCCTGCGTGACCACGT TGACACAGTAATGGAGTATCTCCTTAACGTCACCACGGCTCCCGAGTTCAGACCATGGGAAGTCAAAGACCTTCAGCCCCAGCTGAGAGTTGACAAAGCCATCGCGTTTCAGAGCCCTCAAGTTG GAGTGCTGGAAAACTTGCATGCTGCAGCTTACAAGACTGCTCTGGCGAACCCCTTGTACTGCCCAGACTACAGAATTGGAAAGATTACATCTGAGCAG CTTCACCATTTTGTGCAGAACAACTTCACGAGTGCACGAATGGCCCTTGTGGGAACGG GTGTGAAGCACTCCGACCTGAAGCAAGTGGCAGAGCAGTTCCTCAATATCCGAAGCGGAGCTGGCGCTGCCGGCACAAAGGCGACGTACCGGGGGG GAGAAATCCGAGAACAGAACGGCCACAGCCTTGTCCACGCTGCTGTTGTaacagaaggagctgctgctggcagtgcagaaGCAAACGCTTTCAGTGTCCTGCAGCACGTCCTGGGTGCTGGACCACTGATCAAGAGGGGAAGCAATGCTACCAGCAAGCTGTACCAGGGCATTGCCAAAGCGACCACTCAGCCCTTTGAT GTGTCTGCGTTTAATGTGAATTACTCGGATTCGGGGCTCTTTGGGTTTTACACCATATCCCAGGCTGCGCACGCTGCGGAG GTCATCAGAGCCGCAATGAAGCAGCTGAAGGCGGCTGCTCAGGGCGGCATCACGGAGCAGGACGTCACAAAGGCAAA GAACCAGCTGAAGGCCACGTACCTGATGTCGGTGGAGACGGCGCAGGGGCTGCTGAACCAGATCGGCTCCGAGGCGCTGCTGGCCGGGACTCACACGGCGCCCGCTGCCGTCGCGCAGCAGATCGACTCCGTCAGCACTGCAGACGTCGTGAAC GCTGCAAAGAAGTTTGTCAATGGGAAGAAATCGATGGCAGCCAGTGGAGACCTGGGCAATACTCCCTTCCTGGATGAGCTGTAG